The proteins below come from a single Gammaproteobacteria bacterium genomic window:
- the gyrA gene encoding DNA gyrase subunit A, with protein sequence MNDIAKETITTNLEQEMRQSYLDYAMSVIVGRALPDVRDGLKPVHRRVLYAMSELGNDWNKGYKKSARIVGDVIGKYHPHGDTAVYDTIVRMAQPFSLRYPLVDGQGNFGSVDGDSPAAMRYTEIRLSRLAHELLDDIDKETVDFHPNYDETETQPVLLPARLPNLLVNGSSGIAVGMATNIPPHNLTETIEACLLLIREPDASVDQLMEILPGPDFPTAAIINGRGGIRQAYESGRGRIHIRARVGVEDQKDGQRSSLVVTELPYQVNKARLLEKIAELVKEGKLSGISGLRDESDKSGMRMVIELKRGEVPAIVLNNLYQHTQLQTVFGINLVGLSNNQPKLFSLKELLNSFLRHRREVITRRTIFDLRKTRARTHVLEGLAVALANIDQVIEIVKAASDPTVARNQLISTLWNATLVSELTSLGDSTISSPDDMDPEKGLRKDGYRLTEAQAQSILDLRLHRLTGLEKEKIKTEYEKNLLVIRELLDILEHPDRLVAVVESELKEIQDSYGDSRRTEILATHLDLNDEDLIAREEMVVTLSGEGYAKAQPLSDYQAQRRGGKGKVATRTKQDDFVKSMFVANSHDTILCFSNYGKVYWLRVYQLPQAGRQARGRPLVNLLPLGTQERITAFLPLDNNQQGLFVFMATADGIVKKCDLDAFSRPRPSGLRVLTLSEGDELVSAGMTQGNSDLLLFSCSGKSMRFAESDVRVMGRSARGVKGISLKPGQRLISMLVVGQNELDKCVLTATARGYGKRTAVTSFPRKRRGGQGVIAIQNGSRNGSLIGAVLTCPADELMLLTDGGRLVRTSVEGISELGRNTQGVRLITLADGEDLISLSLVVDSTDDEPDAEI encoded by the coding sequence ATGAATGATATTGCCAAAGAAACTATAACTACGAATCTCGAACAGGAGATGCGTCAGTCGTATTTAGACTACGCAATGAGTGTCATCGTAGGCCGTGCCCTACCGGATGTTCGCGATGGCCTCAAGCCCGTTCACCGGCGAGTTTTGTATGCGATGTCAGAACTGGGTAACGACTGGAACAAAGGTTACAAAAAGTCAGCACGCATCGTAGGTGATGTTATTGGTAAGTATCATCCGCACGGCGATACTGCGGTTTACGACACGATTGTTCGTATGGCTCAGCCATTCTCACTGCGCTATCCCCTTGTAGATGGTCAGGGAAATTTTGGTTCAGTAGATGGTGACTCTCCTGCCGCGATGCGCTACACAGAGATACGCCTGTCCCGACTTGCACACGAGTTACTTGATGATATCGACAAAGAAACCGTCGACTTCCATCCAAACTATGATGAAACCGAGACACAACCCGTGCTACTTCCGGCACGTCTCCCCAATCTCCTGGTAAACGGTTCTTCTGGGATTGCGGTCGGCATGGCGACTAACATACCACCGCATAACCTTACAGAAACCATAGAAGCGTGCCTGTTGCTTATTCGCGAACCTGACGCCTCGGTCGACCAACTAATGGAGATATTACCGGGGCCGGATTTTCCCACAGCAGCCATTATCAACGGGCGTGGTGGCATTAGACAGGCTTATGAGTCCGGAAGAGGCAGGATTCATATACGCGCCAGAGTCGGTGTTGAGGACCAGAAAGACGGTCAACGTTCAAGTCTTGTGGTGACAGAGTTACCCTATCAGGTCAACAAGGCGAGGCTGCTTGAAAAGATCGCCGAACTGGTGAAGGAAGGCAAGCTCAGTGGCATCAGCGGACTTAGGGACGAGTCCGACAAATCTGGAATGCGAATGGTTATAGAACTCAAGCGCGGCGAGGTGCCGGCAATTGTTTTGAATAACCTGTATCAGCACACACAATTGCAGACGGTTTTCGGCATTAATCTTGTCGGGCTGAGTAACAACCAACCAAAACTATTCAGTTTAAAGGAACTGTTAAACAGTTTTTTGCGACATCGTCGCGAGGTCATTACCCGCCGAACCATATTCGACCTAAGGAAAACAAGAGCAAGAACCCACGTTCTTGAGGGATTGGCGGTAGCTTTGGCGAATATTGATCAGGTCATAGAAATAGTAAAAGCCGCATCCGACCCAACAGTTGCGCGGAACCAACTCATTTCTACGTTGTGGAATGCTACGCTTGTGAGCGAACTGACCAGTCTGGGTGATTCGACGATCTCTAGTCCAGATGATATGGATCCTGAAAAAGGATTGAGGAAAGACGGTTACCGCTTGACCGAGGCGCAGGCGCAATCAATTCTAGACCTCAGACTGCATCGTTTAACAGGGCTCGAAAAAGAAAAGATAAAAACCGAATACGAGAAAAATTTATTAGTAATTCGAGAACTGCTGGATATTCTTGAACATCCCGATCGTTTGGTGGCTGTTGTTGAAAGCGAGTTAAAGGAAATTCAAGACAGCTATGGCGACAGTCGGCGTACTGAAATCTTGGCGACTCATCTCGATCTGAATGACGAAGACCTTATCGCCCGCGAAGAGATGGTAGTGACACTATCTGGGGAGGGGTATGCAAAGGCGCAACCGTTGTCCGATTATCAGGCCCAACGTAGAGGCGGCAAAGGTAAGGTTGCGACACGCACCAAACAGGATGACTTTGTAAAGTCGATGTTCGTTGCAAATTCGCACGATACGATTCTTTGTTTTTCAAACTATGGGAAAGTCTACTGGTTGCGTGTCTATCAACTGCCTCAGGCAGGGCGGCAGGCACGAGGGCGCCCTCTTGTCAATCTTCTACCTCTGGGCACGCAAGAACGCATAACGGCTTTTTTGCCTCTGGACAACAATCAGCAAGGGCTATTTGTATTTATGGCGACAGCGGATGGTATTGTAAAGAAATGTGACCTCGACGCCTTTTCAAGACCCAGGCCGTCGGGTTTGCGAGTGCTCACATTGTCCGAGGGTGATGAGTTAGTGAGCGCCGGTATGACTCAAGGAAACTCCGATTTGCTTTTGTTCAGCTGCTCGGGGAAGTCAATGCGCTTCGCGGAGAGTGATGTCAGGGTAATGGGGCGGTCGGCTCGGGGGGTAAAAGGGATATCCCTAAAACCCGGTCAACGCTTGATCTCAATGCTGGTTGTTGGCCAAAATGAGCTCGACAAATGTGTGCTAACGGCAACAGCCCGCGGGTATGGGAAGCGTACTGCCGTAACTTCATTTCCGCGTAAACGCAGAGGCGGGCAAGGTGTGATAGCTATTCAGAACGGTAGCAGGAACGGATCGTTGATCGGCGCTGTTTTGACCTGTCCAGCAGATGAGCTGATGTTATTGACTGATGGTGGGCGACTGGTCCGTACCAGCGTTGAAGGCATTTCAGAGCTGGGACGCAATACCCAAGGGGTTCGACTGATTACGCTGGCCGACGGTGAAGATCTGATTAGCTTAAGTTTAGTCGTGGACTCAACAGATGATGAGCCAGACGCGGAAATCTAG
- the nuoN gene encoding NADH-quinone oxidoreductase subunit NuoN: MTKQEFLIVLPEIVVSLMACFILVLDLYLPATQKQKFGYGLSLVTLAVGATLSLVYSESAPVYGLNGLVLMDGVSAILKAGICILTGCALVYSRSYATARGLWQGEFFTLALFGVVGMMVMTASNHLLSLYVGLELLALCLYAMVALRTTSTTASEAAMKYFVLGALASGILLYGMSLLYGLTGTLYLNELSESMGHYAGSTLPRTMALILVLVGLLFKIGAVPFHMWVPDVYEGSPTSTTVYLATAPKLAGFAMILRLLADGLESLATEWQGMLLVVSILSLALGNVIAIAQTNIKRMLAYSAIAHVGFFLLGILTGEGSGYASAMAYILIYAVVTLGAFGVILVLSSEEVEADLIEDYSGLSRSHPWAAFIMLLLMLSLAGIPPTVGFYAKLSVLQAVVNAELTWAAVIAVVFSVVGAFYYLRIVKVMYFDEPRTEQLRLQFSPKPDARILLTINGLAVVVLMPWIGGLTTLCEAAIGVLF; encoded by the coding sequence ATGACTAAGCAAGAATTTCTAATAGTTTTGCCTGAGATCGTCGTATCGCTCATGGCTTGCTTTATTCTCGTCTTGGATCTGTATTTACCCGCAACCCAAAAGCAGAAGTTTGGATATGGCTTGTCGTTGGTCACGCTAGCGGTAGGAGCCACCCTGAGTCTGGTTTATTCTGAGTCAGCTCCGGTCTATGGACTCAACGGCCTGGTGTTAATGGACGGTGTGTCAGCTATTTTGAAAGCAGGCATCTGCATTCTGACGGGGTGTGCGTTGGTCTACAGCCGCAGTTATGCAACTGCCAGAGGACTGTGGCAAGGGGAGTTTTTTACGCTGGCGCTATTTGGAGTTGTTGGAATGATGGTGATGACGGCTTCAAATCATCTGCTGTCTCTCTACGTAGGCCTGGAATTGCTCGCGCTGTGCCTGTATGCGATGGTGGCATTGCGGACTACCTCAACGACTGCTTCGGAAGCGGCCATGAAATACTTTGTACTGGGCGCACTGGCATCCGGGATACTGCTGTATGGCATGTCGCTGCTGTATGGGCTCACCGGGACGCTGTACCTAAACGAACTGTCGGAATCGATGGGGCATTACGCCGGAAGTACGTTGCCGAGAACCATGGCACTGATACTGGTTCTGGTTGGTCTTTTGTTCAAGATAGGTGCAGTGCCTTTTCATATGTGGGTACCCGATGTTTACGAGGGCTCCCCAACCTCGACAACGGTTTATCTGGCTACAGCACCAAAACTTGCGGGCTTTGCGATGATACTCAGACTTCTGGCAGACGGACTTGAATCGCTCGCCACAGAATGGCAGGGGATGCTGCTCGTAGTCTCCATTTTGTCTTTAGCTCTAGGCAATGTCATTGCAATTGCGCAAACGAATATCAAACGCATGCTGGCCTATTCGGCAATTGCCCATGTGGGCTTCTTTCTACTGGGTATCCTGACAGGCGAGGGCTCCGGCTATGCGTCTGCTATGGCCTATATATTGATCTACGCAGTGGTTACCTTGGGCGCATTTGGCGTGATACTGGTATTGTCGAGCGAGGAGGTGGAAGCTGATCTGATCGAAGACTATTCGGGGCTGAGTCGATCCCATCCGTGGGCTGCGTTCATTATGCTACTGCTGATGCTCTCCCTTGCGGGGATACCGCCTACCGTCGGGTTTTATGCCAAACTGTCTGTATTACAGGCGGTAGTCAATGCTGAGTTGACCTGGGCCGCAGTTATTGCTGTTGTTTTTTCAGTGGTAGGCGCGTTTTATTATCTTCGGATCGTCAAAGTGATGTATTTTGACGAACCCAGAACGGAGCAATTGAGGTTGCAGTTCAGTCCGAAGCCAGATGCTCGAATTCTGCTGACGATAAATGGCCTTGCAGTTGTTGTGCTGATGCCATGGATCGGCGGTCTCACCACCTTGTGCGAGGCGGCAATTGGGGTGCTTTTTTGA
- a CDS encoding NADH-quinone oxidoreductase subunit M, giving the protein MDSVTPNILSVLIWLPVVGGILILSTGGDRNAQLARKMALGFSVGTFLLSLSIYLDFDVTTSSMQFVERYEWIDAFHIQYFLGVDGISVPLIVLTAFLTVIVVIAGWEVITKRVAQYMASFMIMEGLMIGVFSSMDAILFYLFWEAMLIPMFLIIGIWGGSNRVYAAIKFFLYTLLGSLLMLVAIVYLYFSSGHTFSIESFHSAPLTYGTQVLIFLAFFAAFAVKVPMFPVHTWLPDAHVEAPTGGSVILAAITLKMGAYGFLRFSIPITPDASSELAIWVIGLSLIAVVYIALVALVQRDMKKLIAYSSISHMGFVTLGLFIFDTQGMEGAIVQMISHGFVSAALFLCVGVLYDQMHSREIDSYGGVVNTMPVFAFFLVFFAMANVGLPGTSGFVGEFLVILGSFRVNGWYAAVAGLTLVLGAAYTLWMIKRVVYGEMTSDKVKALVDVNRREKAVLGVLAVCVLGLGVYPMPLLEVMHSTVENLLQHAAISKLD; this is encoded by the coding sequence ATGGACAGCGTGACTCCCAATATTCTCAGTGTTTTGATCTGGCTGCCTGTTGTGGGCGGGATACTCATTTTGTCGACCGGCGGAGATCGCAATGCTCAGTTAGCTAGAAAGATGGCGCTTGGGTTTTCCGTGGGTACATTTTTGTTGTCTTTATCGATATATCTTGATTTCGACGTCACCACATCGAGTATGCAGTTTGTCGAACGCTACGAATGGATTGACGCATTTCACATTCAATACTTTCTTGGTGTTGATGGTATTTCTGTGCCGCTGATTGTTTTGACTGCCTTTCTGACGGTCATTGTTGTCATAGCTGGCTGGGAGGTGATTACCAAAAGAGTGGCTCAATACATGGCGTCCTTCATGATTATGGAAGGGCTGATGATAGGAGTGTTTAGTTCGATGGATGCTATTCTTTTCTATCTCTTCTGGGAGGCTATGCTGATACCGATGTTCCTGATTATTGGGATCTGGGGTGGCTCCAATCGGGTATATGCGGCAATAAAGTTTTTTCTGTACACGTTACTAGGATCTCTATTGATGCTCGTGGCAATTGTCTATTTGTATTTCTCATCAGGCCACACCTTTAGCATAGAGTCGTTTCATTCAGCACCGCTGACCTATGGAACCCAGGTGCTGATCTTTTTGGCATTCTTCGCGGCTTTTGCCGTAAAGGTGCCAATGTTTCCGGTACATACCTGGTTGCCCGATGCTCACGTGGAGGCGCCCACTGGCGGGTCTGTAATACTGGCAGCCATTACCCTGAAAATGGGTGCTTACGGGTTTCTCCGGTTCAGTATTCCAATTACGCCGGATGCTTCTTCAGAGCTTGCTATATGGGTTATAGGGCTGTCATTGATTGCAGTGGTCTACATCGCGCTGGTGGCTCTGGTGCAACGGGATATGAAGAAATTGATTGCGTATTCGTCGATTTCTCATATGGGGTTTGTGACGCTGGGGCTCTTTATATTCGATACGCAAGGTATGGAGGGTGCCATCGTACAGATGATCTCTCACGGCTTTGTTTCGGCTGCTCTGTTTCTGTGTGTCGGTGTTCTCTATGATCAGATGCATTCCAGGGAAATCGACAGCTACGGTGGTGTGGTCAATACCATGCCCGTGTTTGCGTTTTTTCTGGTGTTTTTTGCGATGGCGAATGTCGGATTGCCGGGTACGTCGGGATTCGTGGGTGAATTTCTGGTTATCCTAGGTAGTTTCAGGGTTAACGGCTGGTACGCAGCTGTGGCAGGTCTTACGCTTGTTCTAGGTGCGGCCTATACGCTGTGGATGATCAAAAGAGTTGTCTATGGTGAGATGACCAGCGACAAAGTAAAAGCACTGGTTGATGTCAATCGGCGAGAGAAAGCTGTGTTAGGCGTATTGGCGGTATGTGTGCTTGGGCTGGGTGTTTATCCAATGCCACTTCTTGAGGTGATGCATTCGACCGTCGAAAACCTATTGCAACATGCTGCGATCTCAAAACTCGACTGA